The Syngnathus typhle isolate RoL2023-S1 ecotype Sweden linkage group LG11, RoL_Styp_1.0, whole genome shotgun sequence genome contains a region encoding:
- the si:ch1073-335m2.2 gene encoding msx2-interacting protein, with translation MMVRETRHLWVGNLPEHVREEKIVEHFKRYGRVESVKVLRKRGSEGGVAAFVDFVDIKSAQKAHNAVNKMGDRDLRTDYNEPGSVPSAVRGLDDSSPSSSRDVTGFSRGTVGPVFGPPVSLHTREGRYERRIDGSSETRDRAYDHSPYGHHERSGTFDRQRHYNADYYRERSLFAAAGPGSSAISGTFEASDPHFDSRIRDPFALAPATRRDLYRDDRGRRVDRTYHHRRSRSSHSSQSRHPSPQRTTGQTSKSAHSPKCAPLSPGRGPRSQSCSRSSSSDSVSSTSSTGSGSDSNSSSSDGSRARSVQSSAAHAPPQSSSMVLDSDEPRRSFGIKVQNLPARSTDTSLKDGLFHEFKKHGKVTSVQIHGASEDRYGLVFFRQQEDQEKALSVPKGKLFFGMLIEVTAWNGPETESENEFRPLDGRIDEFHPKATRTLFIGNLEKTTSREQLFEIFQRFGEIVDIDIKKINGVPQYAFVQYSDIASVCKAIKKMDGEYLGSNRLKLGFGKSMPTACVWLDGLTTNITEQYLTRHFCRYGHVVKVLFDRMKGMALIFYNNTDFAQNAVRETKGWKIGGSKIKVDFASQESQLAFFRSMQTSGQDIRELYEIPAERREDRRPLYHEFTAERAYYETLRTPGLYTEDARREYAARSRDRFPELEHFQGEHYDPRYHEDPRDYRDYRDPFEQDIRKYTYIQRERERFEADRNRWSPSHHRRPITPAVSPSPSERAPRESERRVYSQSSERSGSVSSLSPPHFEKSEKTLLEHASKGDKTEKSSQADRVVGPEKPKRPKRKEKGEKAERVKSRKVKGQSPSNTLADTEPNAAQEAGHAKGKGVEQDAQDRQKHKGDSDTQCSTALHDSAKSERSETAKGDNSDMDGKGRVKKHIKTEIGNDGKDSSMDSDRLAARKRRFADSSGKTVLQKRSRLDEEDCNQSQDPSGKERDSDKHKDAQRRDSRFKSGTSKDVQEDIKVPREKFEGLLEPSESKRLPAHTTSRRFSHDGNPDQGSSREQEHSAIFKFTGQVPETSKGIKIKEEHVDIDLSQSYRKQMEQNRRLHQQQHRESDKSGKNAKPGSPQESETEDLEHRSLVHEVGKPPEDVTDNFPSHKQKKLDLFDSEGIKRERVYRSFRQKSEDPEWNNTSSPGHQFAHHTEEDFDHSQKELVKSEKTNPDMEPLVKRTHNAHVNKPTTLNTEEEQQKRWESRVKQNTLPDLNFSRNLNKNVHNRKRLEYGVWQDIEPGEVRSDSEEDREAKPRSPVASTSKSFSDRPRGERFSDPKTAHLERNKFYSFALDQTITPDTKALLERAKSLSSSREDNWSFLDYDSHFASLRSRKDTEKIESTPRPTPSWYMKKKKIRSGSEDKLDDRKEEPKPEEHERRELFASRFLHSPVFELDSRRLQHLERKYEEAENAQNQQINLHGTIDGELDSGPVVLFHSRFLELTRLQQQKNKTQPEEIGDEIKDDKASTEEPQMLQSPETKESLPDPEIKPISPAEELVSEPTVTPPVSHAVPKELPPIEQPPQLPTEPSPTVVFIKQEKEIENLPEQYPPTETNTGSEAPPIKQEANYLEAHFKLSPSEIKVDEVIDVKPSIEEPSSCNLQGFVSSSEAEVASVAGNTEVTQAQRSSPHTREDAIVKKEPYATVSEPEEETLLKVSKEFSDDANTEGNSAPKEYKTKEMKTKKTKPTPAEVASSVVVPALAPEKQATRKSERIDKEKLKRGSSPRAESKSTGKSPLHGSDGDVSEQSISSGRARRTNVKSVYARKRGTEKDLTQQQNNEQDVPAPAPPVKRGRPPKNRRQSEEVSTVKMDKIKMDNKDLDPNESESCDRIQKNLKGKSSPTAMKGSTSQLPTAQLCGSTKRGEKLELTEDNYQQMDCTDQSTLTLVESSKEAQSPQVEQKKEDKYKRDVKDSNTLNFDGKSNGKEEYPLVLEDKMTTEKEKPIKGKSKTPRTPKSPVLKNLKIRLNVKEVKDHVSKCTSRGASNEDGDISSLEKKDHLETSKSLSSHEMELEQAVENIAKLTDPSFPREPRTPTGPITDLKSFSDDEKPNPASETELIAAIDSITAEDIASVPLPQAPPVGVDISSEPEMQDSIQPPKEDKPEMSTVNIQEEPLQTATPEKATKGRPKTPKHKGQKQVRKDSKEPPPSEEKATPTLLASSVKVVPEIVPSAAATAAVITPTTWKPEQEPSAIKAPDVKESESPTEEQIQHIKPVYPQSKSPVCPKPQSPSMSPLACRPNIKPIQNSRAPVSPPDWLRHPADSGVPSSPALPVSPKDNQPIPDSENREIDRGSSDLRQILLKHKTMSLPGSSFVPANVQPAVQDQLLAERNTTLTVVPTKSPLPDCRMPSQSVRTPATQPSPETKSVISVIASTALHSSVISRVCIPPENEDVKLNIGNQGSDMTLPKHNYRPSKDDTLPYHGPTIGDEGGSATRFIVESSTLGTSSCSGLRVNTSEGVVVLSHSGQKPEGPQRISAKISQIPQATAGDMESQQLVSMPQIKQDMYSHPQTGLQKGSFQTDHGHSAKTQSTFSSNKQEGTGLEKMEPTYHSGPQGVVKRLAQGNQSMSSMYHQEYLPTKHQKKIDSGDSHSIDGSKAQWASAISPAISPHLPSPPGNHFVTAAGDRTPSHLSGNKQEPRSPRKSSHPHSSSPKGIPVMLPAMQQFISGVHHPEQSVIMPPHSVPGGLGRMSPHPATQSIPVGHLVQGDVRVNTPPLSVMSYGMHSESLGSPWSGSMQQRPTSPQTVGRDKVLKVNPSALRSHDIDQDDSRRFHQQGRQPAAQLKPETMQSDPRGSFRSGVPIEALMAQREMRALLQQQGERSSADPHSGHLQETHPPTSAPSNLPMSLSPRAHILPKGVSEKDIAKPLEAKRPHSPLSKDGLMAIRQPGPTISSPQRAPLMPPGPSSTFPEYSQMYSNPRGVHSPMPDSTTHVVPDGKIAQPNMVQLLIKHPIIWQGLLALKNDTAAVQLHFVCGNKALAHRSLPLQEGGAFLRIVQRMRLEASQLESVARRMTGECDFCLLLALPCGRDQDDVVNQTQALKSAFINYLQTKLAAGIINIPNPGSNQPAYVLQIFPPCEFSESHLSQLAPDLLNRISSISPHLMIVITSV, from the exons ATGATGGTCCGGGAAACCAGACACCTTTGGGTGGGAAATTTGCCCGAACACGTCCGAGAGGAGAAGATTGTGGAACATTTTAAACG GTATGGGCGTGTGGAGAGTGTTAAGGTCTTGCGGAAACGAGGATCAGAGGGCGGCGTTGCGGCCTTTGTGGATTTTGTGGATATTAAAAGTGCTCAGAAAGCTCACAATGCCGTCAACAAGATGGGGGACAGGGACCTTCGGACTGACTACAATGAACCTGGGTCAGTCCCGAGTGCTGTTCGGGGCCTTGATGACAGCTCCCCGTCGAGCAGTCGAGACGTTACAGGATTCTCTAGGGGAACAGTTGGACCTGTGTTTGGCCCCCCTGTGTCCCTTCACACCAGAGAGGGACGTTATGAACGCAGAATAGATGG tAGTTCAGAAACCCGCGACCGTGCATATGACCACAGCCCTTACGGACACCATGAGCGCAGCGGGACTTTTGACCGACAGCGGCACTACAATGCGGACTATTACAGGGAGCGCTCCTTGTTTGCTGCTGCCGGTCCAGGGAGCAGTGCCATCAGTGGAACCTTTGAGGCATCAGACCCTCATTTTGACTCTAGAATACGAGACCCCTTCGCTCTCGCGCCGGCCACTCGTCGCGACCTCTACAGAGATGACAGAGGACGCCGCGTTGATAGAACCTACCATCACCGCCGGAGCCGATCATCCCATTCCTCCCAGTCTCGACACCCTTCCCCCCAGCGGACAACTGGACAGACCTCCAAAAGTGCTCATTCCCCTAAATGTGCGCCTTTGTCTCCTGGAAGAGGCCCACGTTCTCAATCTTGCAGCAGATCCTCAAGTTCTGACTCtgtgagcagcaccagcagtACAGGCAGCGGCAG CGACTCCAACAGCAGCTCAAGTGATGGATCGCGAGCGCGTTCTGTTCAGTCATCAGCTGCACACGCGCCACCTCAGTCGTCGTCGATGGTGCTCGACTCGGACGAGCCACGTCGAAGCTTTGGGATTAAAGTGCAAAACCTTCCCGCACGATCGACAG ACACAAGCTTAAAAGATGGACTATTCCATGAGTTCAAGAAACATGGTAAAGTGACCTCCGTGCAGATCCATGGAGCATCCGAAGACCGCTATGGTCTGGTGTTCTTTAGACAACAAGAGGATCAAGAGAAAGCCCTGAGTGTCCCGAAAGGAAAACTGTTCTTTGGCATGTTGATTGAAGTCACAGCGTGGAATGGTCCTG aaACTGAGAGTGAGAATGAGTTCAGGCCCCTTGATGGTAGAATAGATGAATTCCACCCGAAGGCCACCAGAACATTATTTATTGGCAACCTTGAGAAGACAACCAGCCGTGAACAactttttgaaatttttcaaCGCTTTGGAGAAATTGTC GACATTGacatcaaaaaaataaatggagttCCCCAGTATGCGTTTGTACAGTATTCTGATATTGCCAGTGTTTGCAAGGCCATTAAAAAGATGGATGGCGAGTATCTTGGCAGTAACAGACTAAAG ctTGGTTTTGGGAAAAGTATGCCTACGGCGTGTGTTTGGCTTGATGGGCTAACAACCAATATCACAGAGCAATACCTCACACGCCATTTCTGTCGTTATGGACATGTTGTCAAG gttttattTGACAGAATGAAAGGAATGGCCCTGATTTTCTACAACAACACAGATTTTGCTCAGAATGCAGTGAGAGAAACCAAAGGCTGGAAGATTGGAGGCAGCAAAATTAAG GTGGACTTTGCAAGCCAAGAGAGTCAGCTGGCATTCTTCAGATCTATGCAGACATCTGGCCAAGACATTAGAGAACTTTATGAAATTCCTGCGGAACGGCG GGAGGATCGCAGGCCCCTGTACCATGAATTTACAGCAGAGAGAGCTTATTATGAAACTTTACGAACGCCTGGCCTTTACACAGAGGATGCCCGGAGAGAGTATGCAGCTCGCAGTCGGGACCGTTTCCCTGAATTGGAACATTTTCAAGGAGAACATTATGACCCACGTTACCATGAAGATCCACGGGACTACAGGGATTACAGAGATCCTTTTGAGCAAGACATTAGAAAATACACCTATATTCAAAGAGAGCGAGAACGTTTTGAAGCTGACCGAAACAGATGGAGTCCCTCTCATCATCGGCGCCCCATTACCCCTGCAGTGTCGCCAtcgccgagcgagcgagcgccgagAGAATCGGAGCGCCGAGTTTATAGCCAGTCGTCTGAAAGAAGTGGTAGTGTAAGCTCACTCTCCCCGCCACACTTTGAAAAATCTGAAAAGACTTTGCTGGAACACGCCTCAAAGGGTGACAAGACTGAAAAGAGCAGTCAAGCTGACAGAGTTGTAGGCCCCGAGAAACCCAAGCGGCCCAAACGAAAAGAGAAAGGCGAGAAAGCCGAGAGAGTCAAATCAAGGAAAGTAAAAGGGCAATCTCCATCCAATACGCTAGCAGACACGGAGCCTAATGCTGCACAGGAAGCAGGCCATGCAAAAGGAAAGGGAGTTGAACAAGATGCCCAAGACAGGCAGAAACATAAGGGAGATAGTGACACTCAGTGCTCAACTGCGCTCCATGACTCGGCGAAAAGCGAAAGATCTGAAACGGCAAAAGGTGATAATTCTGATATGGATGGGAAAGGTCGAGTCAAAAAGCATATTAAAACTGAGATTGGAAATGATGGGAAAGATTCGTCCATGGATTCAGATCGCCTTGCTGCGAGAAAAAGGCGCTTTGCTGACTCCAGTGGGAAGACTGTTCTTCAAAAGCGAAGCAGGCTTGATGAAGAGGATTGTAATCAATCGCAAGACCCGAGTGGAAAAGAGAGAGACTCAGATAAGCACAAAGATGCCCAACGTAGAGATTCAAGATTTAAAAGTGGAACTTCGAAAGATGTTCAAGAGGACATTAAAGTGCCCAGAGAGAAATTTGAGGGATTGTTGGAACCTTCTGAGTCAAAACGGCTCCCAGCCCACACTACATCCCGAAGATTTTCACATGATGGAAATCCAGACCAAGGCTCTTCAAGAGAACAGGAACACAGTGCGATTTTCAAATTTACTGGTCAGGTGCCCGAAACTAGCAAAGGCATCAAAATTAAGGAGGAGCATGTTGATATTGACCTGTCTCAAAGTTACCGCAAGCAAATGGAGCAAAATAGACGCTTGCATCAGCAGCAACATCGAGAGTCGGACAAATCTGGAAAAAATGCCAAACCAGGAAGTCCACAAGAAAGTGAAACTGAAGATTTGGAACATCGCAGTCTTGTGCATGAAGTTGGTAAACCACCTGAGGATGTCACAGATAACTTCCCCTCTCACAAACAAAAGAAGCTCGACCTGTTTGACAGCGAAGGAATTAAGAGAGAGCGGGTGTATAGGAGCTTCAGGCAAAAAAGTGAAGATCCTGAATGGAATAACACTTCCTCTCCAGGACACCAGTTTGCCCACCATACAGAGGAGGACTTTGATCATTCGCAGAAAGAGCTTGTAAAAAGTGAGAAAACTAACCCTGATATGGAGCCGCTTGTCAAAAGGACACATAATGCACACGTCAACAAACCCACCACACTCAATACAGAAGAGGAGCAACAAAAACGATGGGAGAGCAGAGTAAAACAAAACACGCTACCTGACCTAAACTTTTCTAGAAATCTCAACAAAAATGTCCACAACCGCAAACGTTTGGAGTATGGCGTTTGGCAGGATATAGAGCCAGGGGAGGTAAGATCAGACTCTGAAGAGGATCGAGAAGCCAAACCACGGTCTCCCGTGGCGTCTACTTCAAAGTCTTTTTCTGACAGACCGAGGGGTGAGAGATTTTCCGACCCAAAAACAGCACATCTCGAAAGAAATAAGTTCTACTCATTTGCACTCGACCAGACGATCACACCAGATACGAAAGCTCTACTTGAGCGTGCAAAATCCCTCTCATCTTCCAGAGAAGATAACTGGTCCTTCTTAGATTATGATTCTCACTTTGCGAGTCTCCGTAGCCGCAAAGATACAGAGAAGATAGAATCAACACCAAGGCCTACACCATCGTGgtacatgaaaaagaaaaagatccgAAGTGGATCTGAAGATAAACTCGATGATCGAAAAGAGGAGCCAAAGCCAGAGGAACACGAGCGAAGAGAGCTGTTTGCTTCTCGCTTCCTTCACAGCCCTGTTTTTGAGTTGGACTCGAGACGACTTCAGCATCTGGAACGGAAATATGAAGAAGCTGAGAATGCCCAAAACCAGCAAATTAATCTGCATGGAACCATAGATGGCGAACTTGACTCGGGTCCAGTTGTTCTTTTCCATAGTCGTTTTTTGGAACTCACAAGATTGCAGCAACAAAAGAACAAAACCCAACCGGAAGAAATAGGAGATGAGATAAAAGATGACAAAGCATCAACGGAAGAGCCACAAATGTTGCAATCACCTGAAACAAAGGAATCTCTCCCCGATCCAGAAATAAAGCCCATCAGTCCAGCTGAAGAGTTGGTATCTGAACCCACGGTAACACCTCCTGTCTCACATGCAGTGCCAAAAGAACTTCCTCCAATAGAACAACCACCTCAATTACCCACTGAGCCATCTCCTACTGTGGTTTTCATAAAacaggaaaaagaaattgaaaatCTGCCTGAGCAATACCCACCAACTGAGACTAACACTGGTTCAGAAGCTCCACCCATCAAACAAGAAGCCAATTATTTAGAAGCTCATTTTAAACTTTCTCCTTCTGAAATTAAAGTGGATGAGGTTATAGATGTCAAACCTAGTATAGAAGAGCCAAGTAGCTGCAATTTGCAGGGGTTTGTCAGTAGTTCAGAAGCAGAGGTTGCTTCTGTGGCAGGGAACACTGAAGTCACCCAAGCCCAAAGGTCTTCACCTCATACTCGTGAAGACGCTATAGTGAAGAAAGAGCCATATGCCACGGTTTCAGAGCCTGAGGAAGAAACACTTCTTAAAGTTAGTAAAGAGTTCAGCGATGACGCTAACACTGAGGGAAACTCTGCCCCTAAGGAgtataaaacaaaagaaatgaaaactaAAAAGACCAAGCCAACCCCAGCTGAAGTTGCTTCAAGTGTCGTCGTGCCTGCATTGGCTCCTGAAAAGCAAGCCACGCGCAAGAGTGAACGCATTGACAAAGAGAAATTGAAACGTGGCTCTTCCCCAAGGGCCGAATCGAAGTCCACAGGCAAGTCTCCTCTTCATGGCTCGGACGGTGATGTCTCGGAGCAAAGCATATCGTCAGGCAGAGCGAGACGTACAAACGTGAAATCCGTTTATGCGAGAAAACGGGGCACAGAAAAGGATCTGACGCAGCAGCAGAACAATGAGCAAGATGTACCCGCACCGGCTCCTCCAGTCAAACGTGGCCGGCCTCCCAAGAATCGTAGGCAGAGTGAAGAAGTCTCGACAGTTAAAatggataaaataaaaatggataaCAAAGACCTAGATCCAAATGAATCTGAGAGTTGTGACAGAATCCAGAAAAATTTGAAAGGAAAATCCTCCCCTACTGCCATGAAAGGTTCAACAAGTCAGTTGCCCACAGCTCAACTCTGCGGATCAACAAAGAGAGGAGAAAAATTGGAGTTGACTGAGGACAATTATCAGCAAATGGATTGCACCGATCAGAGTACCTTGACTTTGGTAGAGTCATCTAAAGAAGCCCAATCACCTCAAGTTGAACAAAAGAAAGAGGACAAATACAAAAGAGATGTCAAAGACAGCAATACTTTGAATTTTGATGGTAAATCAAACGGCAAAGAGGAATATCCACTTGTGTTGGAAGACAAAATGACCACAGAAAAGGAGAAGCCCATCAAAGGAAAAAGCAAGACACCAAGGACCCCAAAGTCTCCTGTTCTGAAGAACCTAAAGATCAGGTTGAATGTCAAAGAGGTGAAAGATCATGTTTCAAAGTGCACCAGCAGAGGGGCCAGCAATGAAGATGGTGACATTTCTTCTTTGGAAAAGAAGGACCATTTGGAAACATCAAAAAGTTTAAGTTCCCATGAGATGGAATTGGAACAGGCCGTGGAGAACATTGCCAAACTCACAGATCCGTCTTTTCCAAGAGAGCCTCGAACACCAACTGGCCCAATCACAGACTTGAAAAGTTTCTCAGATGATGAAAAACCTAATCCAGCTAGTGAAACGGAACTCATTGCTGCTATCGACTCCATCACTGCTGAGGATATAGCCAGCGTCCCTTTACCCCAAGCACCACCTGTTGGCGTTGATATAAGTTCAGAACCAGAGATGCAAGACTCAATTCAGCCTCCCAAGGAAGACAAACCTGAAATGAGCACTGTTAATATTCAAGAGGAGCCTCTCCAAACAGCCACACCTGAAAAGGCCACCAAGGGAAGACCTAAAACTCCCAAACATAAAGGCCAAAAGCAAGTACGGAAAGATTCAAAAGAACCTCCACCAAGTGAAGAGAAAGCCACGCCAACTCTTTTAGCATCCAGTGTAAAGGTTGTCCCAGAAATTGTCCCGTCAGCAGCAGCGACAGCTGCTGTTATCACCCCCACTACATGGAAGCCTGAACAAGAACCTTCGGCCATCAAGGCACCTGATGTGAAAGAGTCTGAATCACCTACTGAAGAGCAGATTCAACATATCAAACCTGTTTACCCCCAGTCCAAAAGTCCGGTGTGCCCAAAGCCACAATCACCCTCCATGTCACCATTAGCGTGCAGACCAAATATCAAACCCATTCAAAACAGTCGAGCGCCTGTCTCGCCACCGGACTGGCTCCGCCACCCTGCCGATTCAGGGGTTCCTTCTTCACCAGCCTTGCCAGTCTCACCCAAGGATAATCAACCAATACCTGACTCTGAAAATAGAGAAATTGATCGTGGTTCAAGCGATCTGAGGCAGATTCTTTTGAAACACAAAACCATGTCTCTGCCTGGGAGCAGTTTCGTACCGGCTAACGTGCAACCGGCAGTCCAAGATCAGCTCCTCGCTGAGCGTAATACCACTTTAACAGTTGTGCCAACTAAATCGCCCCTACCCGATTGCAGAATGCCGTCTCAGTCAGTTCGAACACCAGCAACACAACCGTCCCCTGAGACCAAGTCTGTGATCTCCGTCATTGCATCCACTGCCTTGCACTCCTCTGTTATTAGTCGTGTATGCATCCCTCCAGAGAACGAAGACGTGAAACTAAATATTGGTAATCAAGGTTCAGACATGACTTTACCTAAACACAACTACAGGCCTAGCAAAGATGATACGCTACCCTACCATGGACCAACTATCGGTGATGAAGGGGGAAGTGCTACACGCTTCATTGTGGAAAGTTCCACTCTTGGTACAAGCTCCTGCTCGGGTCTCCGGGTAAATACATCTGAAGGAGTCGTTGTACTCAGCCACTCGGGACAAAAACCAGAGGGACCCCAACGGATAAGTGCAAAAATCAGTCAAATTCCACAAGCAACAGCGGGTGACATGGAATCTCAGCAGCTGGTTTCCATGCcccaaattaaacaagacatgTACAGTCACCCACAGACAGGCCTCCAAAAAGGGTCTTTCCAGACAGATCACGGTCATTCTGCTAAGACACAGTCGACCTTTTCTTCTAATAAACAAGAAGGTACAGGTTTGGAGAAAATGGAGCCTACTTATCACTCTGGTCCTCAAGGAGTCGTCAAGCGTCTTGCACAGGGCAATCAAAGTATGAGCTCGATGTACCACCAGGAGTACCTGCCGACAAAACATCAAAAGAAAATCGATAGCGGAGATTCGCATAGCATCGACGGTTCCAAGGCACAGTGGGCCTCTGCCATAAGTCCTGCAATAAGTCCACATTTGCCCTCTCCTCCTGGAAATCACTTTGTCACGGCCGCTGGGGACAGAACTCCCTCACATCTCAGTGGCAACAAACAGGAACCGCGATCCCCACGCAAGTCAAGTCATCCGCATTCTTCATCACCCAAAGGCATCCCGGTGATGCTTCCCGCCATGCAACAGTTTATTTCCGGTGTGCATCATCCAGAGCAGTCCGTTATCATGCCTCCTCATAGTGTGCCTGGAGGCTTGGGCCGAATGTCACCGCACCCTGCTACCCAGTCCATCCCGGTGGGACATCTGGTCCAGGGAGACGTTCGGGTCAATACTCCTCCGCTCTCGGTGATGAGCTACGGGATGCATAGTGAGTCTCTCGGATCTCCCTGGTCCGGTTCCATGCAGCAACGGCCGACTTCACCCCAAACTGTCGGTAGAGACAAGGTCCTCAAGGTGAACCCGAGTGCGTTGAGGAGTCACGACATAGACCAAGACGACTCCAGACGCTTCCACCAACAAGGACGACAACCTGCCGCACAGTTAAAACCAGAGACCATGCAGTCTGATCCTCGGGGGAGTTTCCGAAGTGGTGTGCCAATTGAAGCGCTGATGGCGCAGAGAGAGATGCGTGCGCTCCTCCAACAACAAGGAGAGCGTTCATCCGCAGACCCTCATTCGGGCCACCTTCAAGAAACTCACCCTCCCACCTCCGCACCTTCCAATTTACCCATGTCTTTGTCTCCGAGGGCGCACATTCTTCCTAAAGGTGTTTCCGAGAAGGACATAGCAAAGCCGTTAGAGGCAAAGAGGCCCCACTCCCCTCTTTCTAAAGACGGATTAATGGCAATCCGGCAGCCAGGACCGACAATATCGTCTCCCCAGAGAGCGCCGCTCATGCCACCAGGACCAAGTAGCACCTTCCCGGAGTATTCTCAGATGTACTCCAACCCAAGAGGCGTCCATTCCCCCATGCCTGACTCAACAACGCATGTTGTTCCCGATGGGAAGATTGCACAGCCTAATATGGTGCAGCTGCTCATA aaacATCCAATCATTTGGCAAGGGCTCCTCGCGCTAAAAAACGACACAGCGGCAGTCCAGTTGCATTTTGTGTGTGGAAACAAAGCTTTGGCTCACCGATCACTGCCCCTGCAGGAAGGTGGTGCCTTCCTCCGAATTGTCCAAAGGATGAGACTTGAGGC
- the fblim1 gene encoding filamin-binding LIM protein 1 — translation MASEKSNRKVSTVFITLATPHQTKVQQKDGTKKGWVHVGPSRKSTGSLTSTSDEISQKTSSSASRASVQSGHDMRTQGENQDRDLAGSTDVFSPPSPSPLLPLSPPPELHSYPPKPHPTPSPLSVQKPFSRPPISPQSPHPKKQVEKQASSNGMTTNKQPNGIKKDKPSESRGLCGFCQKPILFSEPASTALKRIYHKSCFKCKTCSCLLAGKTFYHEAEVPECEECHEKTLERCWSCGQKIRERQVRALQRVYHPTCFTCVTCKQQLENFIQVDTGELYCQLDYARKFAKKCSACHELIMGSDGNLPEHIESEGRIFHKECYRCEVCNVKFSVGKDDGVGCFTKDGKRLCRSCCS, via the exons aTGGCGTCGGAAAAATCCAACAGGAAAGTGTCCACTGTCTTCATCACCTTGGCAACTCCTCACCAAACCAAGGTACAGCAAAAAGATGGGACCAAAAAGGGCTGGGTACATGTCGGGCCTTCCCGAAAGAGCACGGGATCTCTCACCTCAACATCCGATGAGATTTCCCAAAAGACCTCGTCATCTGCGAGCCGTGCATCTGTCCAATCGGGACACGACATGAGAACGCAGGGGGAAAATCAAGACAGGGATCTTGCCG GTTCAACTGATGTCTTCTCacctccttctccttctccacTTCTTccactttctcctcctcctgagCTGCATTCATATCCCCCAAAACCGCACCCCACACCATCACCTCTTTCTGTCCAAAAACCTTTCTCAAGACCTCCGATTTCACCCCAGTcgccacatcccaaaaaacag GTGGAAAAACAAGCCTCATCTAATGGAATGACTACAAATAAACAGCCAAATGGGATCAAGAAGGACAAGCCCAGTGAGAGCAGAG GCTTGTGTGGATTCTGTCAGAAGCCCATACTTTTTTCAGAACCAGCTTCGACTGCTTTGAAGAGGATTTACCATAAAAGCTGCTTCAAGTGCAAGACTTGTAGTTGCCTTCTGGCTGGAAAAACCTTCTACCACGAAGCAGAAGTTCCGGAATGTGAAGAGTGCCATGAG AAAACTCTTGAACGTTGTTGGTCTTGTGGACAAAAGATAAGAGAGAGACAAGTTCGGGCACTCCAACGAGTGTACCATCCTACTTGTTTTACCTGTGTGACATGTAAACAGCAACTTGAAAATTTCATACAGGTGGATACTGGAGAACTCTACTGTCAACTGGACTATGCCAG GAAGTTTGCTAAGAAGTGCAGTGCCTGCCATGAGCTAATTATGGGCAGTGATGGGAATTTGCCAGAGCATATTGAAAGCGAGGGACGCATCTTCCACAAAGAGTGCTACAGATGTGAG GTTTGTAACGTCAAGTTCTCTGTGGGGAAAGACGATGGTGTTGGCTGCTTTACCAAGGATGGGAAAAGGCTTTGTCGCTCTTGCTGTTCGTAA
- the slc25a34 gene encoding solute carrier family 25 member 34, protein MASTVAPVPPAVLTPSPPPSLDFALGALACCAACVFTNPLEVVKTRLQLQGELRARGTYQRHYRGVLQALWMVGRTDGLRGLQKGLSVGLVYQGLMNGVRLGCYSYCEALGITSYHGGSVLSGAGAGALGAFVASPAYLVKTHLQAQTVEAIAVGHQHNHVGVSDAFVTIYRKEGLIGLWRGVNGAVPRVMVGSAAQLATFTSAKEWVLHSQWFSPGSNWLVALIAASISGVAVAITMTPFDVISTRLYNQPVDDFHRGRLYNGFFDCMLKVCKAEGLLGLYKGMGPVFLRLAPHTVLSMLFWDLMRQQAMKNRHTQGQA, encoded by the exons ATGGCATCCACAGTGGCACCTGTGCCTCCTGCCGTGTTGACCCCCTCGCCTCCCCCATCTCTGGACTTTGCCCTGGGTGCCTTGGCCTGCTGCGCAGCTTGTGTCTTCACCAACCCTTTAGAAGTGGTCAAGACTCGTCTGCAGCTTCAGGGAGAGCTTCGTGCACGGGGTACCTATCAGAGGCACTACCGCGGGGTCCTCCAGGCCCTTTGGATGGTGGGCCGTACGGACGGACTCCGGGGTCTTCAGAAGGGGCTCTCTGTCGGCTTGGTCTACCAGGGGTTGATGAACGGCGTGAGGCTGGGTTGCTATTCCTACTGTGAAGCTCTGGGTATCACGTCGTACCATGGAGGAAGTGTCCTATCAGGAGCGGGCGCCGGGGCTCTTGGGGCATTCGTTGCCTCTCCTGCCTACCTG GTGAAGACACATCTGCAGGCTCAAACTGTAGAAGCCATAGCAGTGGGCCATCAGCATAACCATGTG GGAGTATCTGATGCTTTTGTTACTATCTATAGAAAAGAAGGTTTAATTGGACTGTGGAGAGGTGTGAATGGGGCCGTGCCTCGCGTCATGGTTGGTTCAGCTGCACAACTAGCAACCTTCACCTCGGCCAAGGAGTGGGTGTTACATTCCCAG TGGTTCAGTCCTGGATCCAACTGGCTTGTGGCTTTAATCGCAGCTAGCATCAGCGGGGTCGCCGTGGCCATCACCATGACACCCTTTGATGTCATTAGTACGCGGCTCTACAACCAACCAGTGGATGATTTTCACAGG GGCCGTCTCTACAATGGCTTTTTCGATTGTATGCTGAAGGTGTGCAAAGCTGAAGGCCTGCTCGGTCTGTACAAAGGCATGGGGCCGGTATTTCTCCGCTTGGCTCCACACACAGTTCTCAGCATGCTATTTTGGGATCTGATGAGGCAACAAGCAAtgaaaaacagacacacacaaggaCAGGCCTGA